A region from the Methanothermobacter sp. genome encodes:
- the glmS gene encoding glutamine--fructose-6-phosphate transaminase (isomerizing), with protein MCGIVACILKDNRAAPVLLECVRRLEYRGYDSVGIATADPMINIKKDRGKIDEVDSELDLADLPGSMGIAHVRWATHGLPTAENAHPHTDCTGEIAVVHNGIIENYMEIKEELESEGHVFRSETDTEVIPHLIEKYMDEGMDLEAATATALRKLKGAYAIAVISSSEPGRVVGARKESPLIVGVGDGEFFLASDVPAILNHTKNVIYLDDGEMVIIDGDVRIRDLDGNTVKKEVHVIDWTADMAEKAGYDHFMIKEIHEEPGAVRDTLTEMEDVMRVVKEIGEVERVCFVACGTSYHASLVGKYLFESILGIPTDVILASEFRYSARALTDRTLAVFISQSGETADTLNALRSANSRAKTLAIVNVLGSSATREAQHVLYTRAGPEIGVAATKTYVSQLTIIYMLVAAMGAPELIEKLERVPAIMEEALGDEDNIRKLASRYSNVSDFFFIGRGFSYPTALEGALKLKEITYIHGEGYAAGELKHGPLALIDDGVPVVAISPPGPCHDKTLSNVEEVRARGARVIGVGSTLDEALRKEADDFIGLSPEVDEVLSPLVYIVPLQLLSYYVSVERGLDPDKPKNLAKCVTVE; from the coding sequence ATGTGTGGCATTGTGGCTTGTATACTCAAAGATAACAGGGCGGCGCCGGTACTCCTTGAATGCGTCAGGAGGCTTGAGTACAGGGGCTATGACTCTGTAGGTATTGCAACGGCAGACCCAATGATAAATATCAAGAAGGACAGGGGTAAAATCGACGAGGTGGACTCAGAGCTGGATCTCGCTGATCTACCAGGCAGCATGGGGATAGCCCATGTCAGGTGGGCCACACATGGCCTTCCAACAGCTGAGAACGCCCACCCCCATACAGACTGCACTGGGGAGATAGCGGTCGTTCACAACGGGATAATAGAGAACTACATGGAGATCAAGGAGGAACTTGAATCAGAGGGCCATGTCTTCAGGTCAGAGACAGACACAGAGGTGATACCACACCTCATAGAGAAGTACATGGATGAGGGTATGGACCTTGAAGCCGCAACAGCCACAGCACTCAGAAAACTTAAGGGCGCATATGCCATTGCAGTCATATCCTCCAGTGAACCCGGCAGGGTTGTGGGTGCAAGGAAGGAGAGCCCCCTCATAGTAGGTGTTGGTGATGGCGAGTTCTTCCTGGCCTCGGATGTCCCGGCCATCCTTAACCATACCAAGAACGTCATATACCTGGATGACGGTGAGATGGTCATAATTGACGGTGATGTTAGGATAAGGGACCTTGATGGTAACACGGTGAAGAAGGAGGTCCATGTAATTGACTGGACAGCAGACATGGCTGAAAAGGCAGGATACGATCATTTCATGATCAAGGAGATACATGAGGAGCCAGGGGCCGTCAGGGACACACTCACAGAGATGGAGGATGTTATGCGGGTGGTGAAGGAGATAGGTGAGGTTGAAAGGGTATGCTTTGTTGCCTGTGGAACCTCCTACCACGCGTCACTGGTGGGCAAGTACCTCTTTGAGAGCATCCTGGGCATACCCACCGATGTCATCCTTGCAAGTGAGTTCAGGTACTCTGCACGTGCCCTCACAGACAGGACCCTTGCAGTGTTCATAAGCCAGTCAGGCGAAACAGCAGACACCCTCAATGCCCTGAGATCAGCAAATTCAAGGGCCAAGACCCTTGCAATAGTCAATGTCCTTGGAAGCTCAGCAACAAGGGAGGCCCAGCATGTCCTCTACACGAGGGCGGGTCCTGAGATAGGTGTTGCAGCTACAAAGACCTATGTGAGCCAGCTCACCATTATATACATGCTGGTGGCTGCTATGGGCGCCCCTGAGCTCATTGAGAAACTTGAAAGGGTCCCTGCTATCATGGAGGAGGCCCTTGGGGATGAGGATAATATAAGGAAACTTGCATCCCGCTACAGCAACGTGAGTGACTTTTTCTTCATAGGGCGTGGATTCTCCTATCCAACAGCCCTTGAGGGCGCCCTTAAACTCAAGGAGATAACCTACATCCATGGGGAAGGTTATGCTGCAGGGGAACTGAAACATGGACCCCTGGCACTCATAGATGATGGGGTGCCTGTTGTTGCAATCTCACCCCCCGGCCCATGCCATGATAAGACCCTGAGCAACGTTGAGGAGGTCAGGGCGAGGGGTGCGAGGGTTATAGGTGTTGGGAGCACCCTTGATGAGGCCCTCCGGAAGGAGGCCGATGACTTCATAGGTCTGAGCCCTGAGGTCGATGAGGTGCTCTCACCCCTTGTGTACATTGTTCCTCTGCAGCTGCTCTCATACTATGTGAGTGTTGAGCGGGGACTTGACCCTGATAAGCCGAAGAACCTTGCAAAGTGTGTAACCGTTGAATGA